The Treponema sp. OMZ 790 genome includes the window CAAAAAAATTAAAAGAAAACTTAGGAGATGATGAGCTGGAATTACAAGGCGTTGTATGGAGTTTAGAAACAATGGAACAAAAACTTGTAAGCTATTTTAAGTATCGCCAAAAGAATAAGGCGGGCGGATTTTACAAAAATAAAACCGAAAGCTATATAGTCTATAGCTACTGCCCTTTTTGCGGGAAAAAGTACGAAACAGATGATAAAACGGAGGCTTAAAAAATGAAACAGCTTTATTTATGCGGAGCGATAAGCAACAACCCGCATTACAAACAAGACTTTGAAGAAGCAGGAACAAGACTTATCGAAGCGGGTTATAGCGTAGTCTCGCCCGTTATGTTTTGCAATGAAAAATGGAGCTGGAAGAAGTGTATAAGGAAGTGTATTGAAGTTATGGTGCGGAATAAAAATCTGGCAATCGCATTGATTGAAAATGACTACAAATCCGAAGGGAGAACTTTAGAGCTAATAATAGCTAGAATTCTAGACCTTGAAATAAAGACAGTTAGTGAGTAGGTGGAGGTATAAATTATGAAGTT containing:
- a CDS encoding DUF4406 domain-containing protein, with amino-acid sequence MKQLYLCGAISNNPHYKQDFEEAGTRLIEAGYSVVSPVMFCNEKWSWKKCIRKCIEVMVRNKNLAIALIENDYKSEGRTLELIIARILDLEIKTVSE